In the genome of Natronincola ferrireducens, the window GTTCTAACTATGGTTATTATATTTTATATCAATAAAGAGATGGGAAGAAAAGCAATCAGTGTTACAAGTTACAGTTTTAAAGAAATGATTTTAGTTATACCACCAGTTTTTATACTTTTGGGACTGCTAGATGTGTGGGTGTCAAAGGAAACAATCATGAAATATATGGGGGAAAAATCAGGAATCAAAGGAATTCTGTTAGCCATTTTATTAGGTTCAGCAGCAGCAGGACCATTATATGGTGCATTTCCTATTGCGGCTGTGTTTATGAAAAAAGGAGTTAAGTTTAGAAATGTATTAATTTTTATTGGAGCATGGTCTACTACAAAAATCCCTATGTTTTTATTTGAACTTTCGGCCTTAGGAGCAAAGTTTGCTGTTACAAGACTATTTATAAACATACCTGGAATTATTATAATTGCACATATTCTATCTTCTTTAATTGATGAGGTAGAAATTAAAAAGATATATGAAAATGCTGAATCGATGCAATAGTAAAATTTCATAAAAACCTAGTGGATATTGCAGGGAGAAGTATTGTAGAGACCCACTAGGTTTTTTATTGTTAGGACAGTCTGAGACCTCCTCTAAATCGTCTTCTCCAACTGCCCTCTAGACTATGGATTGAAACTCCTACTATTGGTCTAGTATGAAGAAACTCTTTATTATTGATCATGATACCAATATGGGTTATGATGTTACGATTAATTGCAAAATAGATTAAGTCTAAAGGTTGTAACTCGTTAATACCGATGGATATCCCCTCGAGGCTTTTAATTCCTTTTATAAGTCTTTCAGGGTCTGTTTTGTACCAATCTTTTGTTACAGTAGTCCCATCATTATGGGGAATGTGGATTTCAAACTCTTTAAGAAAAAGGATAACAAGCCCTAGGCAATCTACCCCCTCTTCTAGTGAGCGGCCATTATGAAGAAAAGGCAAATCTATATACTTATGAATCAATTGTTGAATTTTATATTCATAATCATTTTCAAGCACTTTCCACCACCTCCTAAGTATGAAAGTATCTTTTTCCATAGAATAACTCTTTGTATTATTGTATGGAAAAAGATAGAAGTAGTGATTTTCTAAGGAGGATATTATTCTATTAAATAAGTTATAGAAATATTGTTACATGAGGATATTTAATATAACAATATTAAATAGTAGAAAAGGAACTAAGAAAACTTTACGGGGGATATATTATGAGAAATTAACGATTAGAATAGGCTATGGCAGCAGTTCCACAAGTTCAAAATAAAATACAATAAGAAAAGAGTTCATTCTTTTTCTTATTGTATAGAAATCCTCGCTAATAGTTTTTAAGCAAGAATACAATAATATTTAATAAATATAAAACTTTGTTTTTAAGTAAGTAATGGTTTTGTAGCTATAGAATAGTTAATAAATTAACAAAATCAAGCGTTGTAATTAATCCATTATTTGATTAATTCCTCATTCTTAAGAACATATTCCTTGATGGCCTCTGTTGTTACATCTATTAGACCTATATTTCTAACGGCTGCTATTTTTTCTAATGATTGTTTTAAACCTTCTTCTATCTTAAAACCTAATGGAACGGGTTTTAGCATTTTCAATACAGATTCAAACTCTGATTTTGATATGCTTTCTAAAATAATTCGGCCCTTTGATCCCTTTACATCCTCATAGGTCCATCCATTTTCATAATATCTTGATTGCATATCATTGAAGTCCCTAGAGTCTGTCCAAATATCGCCGGTCTCTTTACTTTCTAAAATAAAATAGATCA includes:
- a CDS encoding permease; translated protein: MTLLKKYRFFLITVLTMVIIFYINKEMGRKAISVTSYSFKEMILVIPPVFILLGLLDVWVSKETIMKYMGEKSGIKGILLAILLGSAAAGPLYGAFPIAAVFMKKGVKFRNVLIFIGAWSTTKIPMFLFELSALGAKFAVTRLFINIPGIIIIAHILSSLIDEVEIKKIYENAESMQ
- a CDS encoding C40 family peptidase — translated: MLENDYEYKIQQLIHKYIDLPFLHNGRSLEEGVDCLGLVILFLKEFEIHIPHNDGTTVTKDWYKTDPERLIKGIKSLEGISIGINELQPLDLIYFAINRNIITHIGIMINNKEFLHTRPIVGVSIHSLEGSWRRRFRGGLRLS